A genomic region of Rhea pennata isolate bPtePen1 chromosome 14, bPtePen1.pri, whole genome shotgun sequence contains the following coding sequences:
- the SLC34A1 gene encoding sodium-dependent phosphate transport protein 2A: MLPYRRESPAVPCCPVRGGRVLHGPQFTYCPSPQALHRLPGAHAYPFAVGAVAHPDHSFLCPGSPGRLVEGMERYELDTLPARPWQGPRLPLDELQKPGLGCWERVQSICVSLLKVPLMFGFLYLFVCSLDVLSSAFQLAGGKVAGDIFKDNAILSNPVAGLVVGILVTVLVQSSSTSTSIIVSMVSSGLLEVRSAIPIIMGSNIGTSVTNTIVALMQAGDRSEFKRAFAGATVHDCFNWLSVLVLLPLEVASGYLHHVTRLVVATFNIRSGKDAPDLLKIITEPFTRLIIQLDKTVITGIATGDESMRNRSLIRMWCGHAPLQTPAMELGAPPNCTAPGHCGTNGTESFRNVTGQKCGHLFTDTPLPDLAVGLVLLAGSLIVLCTCLILLVKLLNSLLKGQVAKAVQKVINTDLPHPLSWLTGYFAMVVGAGMTFVVQSSSVFTSAITPLIGLGVISIERAYPLTLGSNIGTTTTAILAALASPGDKLASSFQIALCHFFFNISGILLWYPLPFTRLPIRMAKALGERTAKYRWFAVLYLIVCFLLLPSLVFGISMAGWRVLVGVGAPFLGLLFFVGLVNALQRRSPRRLPKWLQTWDFLPAWMHSLQPLDSLITRATLCCTDRCRSPDGWDEHDGALAPAGPHDKARLGLDNPALSHPEEGPSPAAQLGSPRLPPHGATRL; this comes from the exons ATGCTGCCTTACCGGAGGGAGAGTCCTGCCGTGCCCTGCTGCCCGGTGCGGGGAGGAAGGGTGCTGCACGGGCCCCAGTTCACCTACTGCCCCAGCCCTCAAG ctctgcacagGCTGCCCGGTGCCCATGCCTACCCGTTCGCTGTCGGTGCCGTGGCGCACCCTGACCACAGCTTCCTGTGCCCCGGCTCGCCGGGGCGGCTGGTGGAGGGCATGGAGCGGTACGAGCTGGACACGCTCCCCGCCAGGCCCTGGCAGGGGCCCCGGCTGCCCTTGGATGAGCTGCAGAAGCCAG GGCTGGGGTGCTGGGAGAGGGTCCAGTCCATCTGTGTCTCCCTTCTCAAGGTGCCCCTGATGTTCGGCTTCCTGTACCTCTTCGTGTGCTCCCTGGACGTGCTCAGCTCTGCGTTCCAGCTGGCTGGAG GCAAGGTAGCCGGTGACATCTTCAAAGACAATGCCATCCTCTCCAACCCTGTAGCCGGGCTCGTGGTGGGCATCTTGGTGACTGTGCTGGTGCAGAGctcctccacctccacctccatCATCGTCAGCATGGTCTCCTCAGGGC TGCTGGAGGTGCGCTCTGCCATTCCCATCATCATGGGCTCCAACATTGGCACCTCTGTCACCAACACCATCGTGGCCCTCATGCAAGCTGGCGATCGCAGTGAATTCAAACG GGCCTTCGCCGGCGCCACAGTGCACGACTGCTTCAACTGGCTGTCAGTGCTGGTCCTGCTGCCGCTAGAGGTGGCAAGCGGGTACCTGCACCATGTCACTCGCCTGGTCGTGGCCACCTTCAACATCCGCAGTGGGAAGGACGCCCCTGACCTGCTGAAGATCATCACGGAGCCCTTCACCAGGCTTATCATCCAG CTGGACAAGACGGTGATCACAGGCATCGCAACAGGGGACGAGAGCATGCGCAACCGGAGCCTCATCCGCATGTGGTGTGGGCATGCACCCCTGCAG ACTCCCGCCATGGAGCTTGGGGCCCCCCCAAACTGTACAGCCCCTGGCCACTGTGGCACCAACGGCACTGAGAGCTTCCGCAACGTCACGGGGCAGAAAT gtgggCACCTCTTCACGGACACGCCACTGCCGGAcctggctgtggggctggtGCTGCTTGCTGGGTCCCTCATTGTGCTCTGCACCTGCCTTATCCTCCTGGTCAAACTTCTCAACTCCCTGCTCAAGGGGCAGGTGGCCAAAGCTGTCCAGAAGGTCATCAACACAG ACCTCCCACACCCGCTCAGCTGGCTCACTGGGTACTTCGCCATGGTGGTGGGCGCTGGGATGACCTTCGTGGTGCAGAGCAGCTCCGTCTTCACCTCAGCCATCACACCTCTGATTG GCCTGGGGGTGATCAGCATAGAGCGTGCCTACCCGCTAACCCTCGGCTCCAACATCggcaccaccaccactgccatCCTGGCTGCCCTGGCCAGCCCTGGGGACAAGCTGGCCAGCTCCTTCCAG ATCGCCCTCTGCCACTTCTTCTTTAACATCTCCGGCATCCTGCTGTGGTACCCGCTGCCCTTCACTCGCCTCCCCATCCGCATGGCCAAGGCGCTGGGCGAGCGCACGGCCAAGTACCGCTGGTTCGCCGTGCTGTACCTCATCGtctgcttcctcctgctgccctcGCTGGTCTTCGGCATCTCCATGGCGGGCTGGCGGGTGCTGGTGGGGGTGGGCGCACCCTTCCTCGGCCTCCTCTTCTTCGTGGGGCTGGTCAATGCCCTGCAGCGGCGCAGCCCCAGGCGCCTGCCCAAGTGGCTGCAGACCTGGGACTTCCTCCCAGCCTGGATGCACTCGCTGCAGCCCCTCGACAGCCTCATCACGCGGGCCACGCTGTGCTGCACCGACCGCTGCCGCAGCCCCGACGGCTGGGACGAGCACGACGGCGCCCtggcccccgccggcccccacGACAAGGCCAGGCTGGGCCTCGACAACCCCGCGCTCTCCCACCCGGAGGAGGGTCCCAGCCCTGCCGCCCAGCTGGGGTCCCCTCGCCTGCCCCCGCACGGGGCCACCCGCCTCTAG